The Streptomyces rimosus genomic interval AGGGGCTGATGAAGCTCTACCCGAAGAAGGGCGCCATGGTCCTGCCGGTCTCCGCGCAGGAGATCGCGGACGTGGTGGAGACCCGCCTGCTGGTCGAGGAACACGCGGCCCGCAAGGCCGTGCCCGCCTCGCCCGCGCTCATCGCCGAGCTGGAGGAGCAGCTCGCGAAGATGGAGGAGCTGGCCGCCTCCGGCGACCTCGCCGCCGTGTCCGTCGCCGACCGCTGCTTCCACGCGGCGATCGTGCGCAGCGCGGGCAACCGGATCCTGGACCGGCTGTACGAGCAACTGCGCGACCGGCAGCTGCGGATGGGCGTCGCCGTCATGCACGCCAACCCGGACCGCATCGCGAAGAACATCGCCGAGCACGGGGAGATCCTCCAGGCGCTGCGCGCCGGGGACGCGGCCGCGGCCGTGGATGCCGTGCACCGGCACGTCAGCTGGGTGCGGAACCTGGCCCAGGGGGACGTCCGATGAGCGGCTCCACCACCGGCCGGGGCGCCCTGCTGCCCGGTGACCCGCCCGGCGGCCGCAAGGCCATGGCGGTCTGGGGCATCGGCGTCGCCGTCTACTTCGTGGCGATCACCTACCGTACGAGCCTCGGCGTGGCCGGACTGGACGCGGCGGAACGTTTCCACATCAACGCCTCCGCGCTGTCCACCTTCTCCATCCTCCAGCTGCTCGTCTACGCGGGCATGCAGATACCCGTCGGCCTGCTGGTCGACCGGCTCGGCACCAAGAAGGTGCTGATCCTGGGCGTGGTGCTGTACACCGTCGGCCAGTTCGGCTTCGCGCTGTCGCAGTCGTACGCGATGGCGCTGGGCTCGCGGGCGCTGCTCGGGTGCGGTGACGCGCTGACGTTCATCAGCGTGCTGCGGCTGGGCGCGCGCTGGTTCCCGGCCCGGCGCGGTCCCCTGATAGCCCAGATCGCCGCCCTCATCGGGATG includes:
- a CDS encoding GntR family transcriptional regulator, coding for MPSVAAPVTAAPETPTGTATATKTPPAAERVYAYVKQAVLERRYEGGMLLTEGELAEAVGVSRTPVREALLRLEVEGLMKLYPKKGAMVLPVSAQEIADVVETRLLVEEHAARKAVPASPALIAELEEQLAKMEELAASGDLAAVSVADRCFHAAIVRSAGNRILDRLYEQLRDRQLRMGVAVMHANPDRIAKNIAEHGEILQALRAGDAAAAVDAVHRHVSWVRNLAQGDVR